Genomic segment of Paenibacillus sp. FSL R5-0623:
TATTGCTGTGATGATGCTTGCCTTGGTGACCATCGTACCATTCTTTATGGCAGTGCTGGGCAAGAGGTTATTCTGGCCGTCGAAGGGTTCACTTGAACATGCGGAGAGCAAGATCTATGGTGCAGCTGGACGCTTTTCACTGAAACGTCCATGGGCTGCGCTGCTCATCGTTGCAGCTGTCTGTTTGCCTCTTCTGGCAACCTACGATGGCAAACTTTCGTTCAATAGTCTCGATGAGATTGGTGAGAAATATGATTCCGTAAAAGCATTCAACATTATCTCTGACAGCTTCGGTCCGGGTGAATCACTGCCGGGTCAGATCGTCATCCAGAACGATGAAGAGATGGATAATGCAAAGTATATGGCCGTTGCCGAGAAAATTAGCCGGGAAGTAGAGAAAGTAGCCGGAGTCTCTGGTGTCCGCAGTATGACACGACCTACGGGGGATGAGATTAAAGATTTTGAAGTTACACAGCAAGTGGGAACATTATCGGATGGGCTGGGTGAAGGCAAGACGGGTCTGGATAAAATCCGTGATGGCCTGAGTGAAGCCAGCAGTCAGCTAAGTAAAAATGAACCTCAGTTAAAAGAAGCTGCTGATGGAGCAGGTGAACTTACCAAAGGAACCTCCCAGTTGCAAACGGGTATCACGCAGCTCAGTCAGGGACTTGGGCAGATTGAAAAAGGCATTCGAGATGGTTCTGCAGGTGCAGGGGATCTGAAAGCTGGACTTCAGCAAGCCAAAACAAGTGCAGATCAACTTGCGCAGGCGAACAATCAGTTGCTTGAAGCCTATCGTCAGGCGGGAGCAGGGGTCGCTGCACTGGGGGATGGAACCCGCGAACTGGAACAACAGCTGAACGGGGTTTCATCAGCTCTAACCAGTCTCTCCGAATCCTTCACAGCACTTGAAGAGCGTTATCCTGAATTGGAGCAAGATGCTGATTACCAGCGTATCAAAGGTACGATTGGTGAAACAGGTTCTGGTACAGCGCAGCTTGCGCAAGGTTTGGGGCAGATTCAGACCAAGCTTGGAGAAGCCGCTGCTGGAATTAATCAGGCCAATGAAGGGTTTGCCTCCGCAGCAGCCGGACAAAAGGCGCTTGCCGATGGCCTGGGTCAAATTGTAACAGGAATTGGTCAGTTGCAATCCGGTCTCAAACAGGCTGCAGATGGTCAAGGCAAAGTGATTAGTGAAATTCCTTCCATTCAGGATGGACTTGGCCAGCTTCAGGGTGGTCAGGAGAAAATTCAGCAAGGCTTCTCGGATCTGAGTGGTCAACTGACACAACTGACAGATGGCTTGAATCAGAGTGTCGATGGTATTAAACAGGTATCCGGGGGACTGGATTCAGCGCAGGACTACCTGACGCAATTGCAAAATTCACCAGATTCCGATCTGGCAGGCTGGTACGTTCCTGAAGAAGCACTGAACAGCAAAGACTTCACACAGGTATTTGATACGTATCTGTCTGAAGATCGGAAAACGATGACAATTGATGTTATTTTCGCCGAAAATCCATACGGAACAGAAGCCATTGATCGTGTTCCTGACATTGAGGCGGCAGTACATCGCGCGGTACAAGGCAGTACGCTTGAAAAAGCAGACATCGCCATAGGCGGAGTTACCAGTACGTTTGCAGATCTGCAGGAGATCTCGAATAACGATTATACACGTACTGTAATGCTGATGCTGGCAGGCACATTTATTATTCTGGTTGTGCTGCTCCGCTCAGTCATTATGCCACTGTATCTGATCGTTTCCTTATTACTTGCTTATTTCACATCGATGGCGTTAACCGAAGTGATCTTTGTTAATATCCTCGGATTCGCAGGTATCAGCTGGGTTACTCCGTTCTTCGGATTTGTCATGCTGATTGCACTCGGTGTGGATTATAGCATCTTCCTGATGGACCGTTTCAATGAGAACAAAGGCATGAAAGTACAGGATGCCATGTTGTACGCGATGAAGAACATGGGAACCGTTATTCTATCTGCCGCGGTCATTCTGAGCGGTACATTTGCTGCCATGTATCCATCCGGTGTTCTCTCGATGATGCAGATTGCCACAGTAGTTCTTAGCGGATTGATCTTGTACTCTCTGCTGTTCCTGCCATTCTTCGTCCCAGTGATGGTGAAGATGTTTGGCCGGGCCAACTGGTGGCCGTTCCCGAACAAGGAACAATCAGATTCCGTTGATTCGGATCGGACCATAGGCATGTAATGCATTGCAATGAATCTGGCTCTGCCGCGTTATGTGGCAGGGCTTTTTTATTTTTTGCCTCTA
This window contains:
- a CDS encoding MMPL family transporter encodes the protein MRAILKARWWLMGLWVVVAAVLMFTAPNMSELIREKGQFSVPEGYSSTQAAAILNEAAAQKGEQQGSQIALVFYNPEGLGTAGKQEAEKAVKNLEADKEKLGILSILEPFSQPELSEKMISADGKTILTSLSIDQGDRTVKEMREDLNEALKSVNVEHYITGKGLIDEDTIESSQEGLKKSEYITVVFILLILFLVFRSFVAPFVPLLTVGISYIVSQQIVAFLVDGLDFPISTFTQIFMVAVMFGIGTDYCILLISRFKEELAHHENTWDAIIATYRTAGKTVLFSALAVLVGFIAIGFAQFMLYRSAVAVAVGIAVMMLALVTIVPFFMAVLGKRLFWPSKGSLEHAESKIYGAAGRFSLKRPWAALLIVAAVCLPLLATYDGKLSFNSLDEIGEKYDSVKAFNIISDSFGPGESLPGQIVIQNDEEMDNAKYMAVAEKISREVEKVAGVSGVRSMTRPTGDEIKDFEVTQQVGTLSDGLGEGKTGLDKIRDGLSEASSQLSKNEPQLKEAADGAGELTKGTSQLQTGITQLSQGLGQIEKGIRDGSAGAGDLKAGLQQAKTSADQLAQANNQLLEAYRQAGAGVAALGDGTRELEQQLNGVSSALTSLSESFTALEERYPELEQDADYQRIKGTIGETGSGTAQLAQGLGQIQTKLGEAAAGINQANEGFASAAAGQKALADGLGQIVTGIGQLQSGLKQAADGQGKVISEIPSIQDGLGQLQGGQEKIQQGFSDLSGQLTQLTDGLNQSVDGIKQVSGGLDSAQDYLTQLQNSPDSDLAGWYVPEEALNSKDFTQVFDTYLSEDRKTMTIDVIFAENPYGTEAIDRVPDIEAAVHRAVQGSTLEKADIAIGGVTSTFADLQEISNNDYTRTVMLMLAGTFIILVVLLRSVIMPLYLIVSLLLAYFTSMALTEVIFVNILGFAGISWVTPFFGFVMLIALGVDYSIFLMDRFNENKGMKVQDAMLYAMKNMGTVILSAAVILSGTFAAMYPSGVLSMMQIATVVLSGLILYSLLFLPFFVPVMVKMFGRANWWPFPNKEQSDSVDSDRTIGM